The Planktothrix tepida PCC 9214 genome includes the window ATCAAGCGATCAAACTTAATCCTAGTAATCCCGAATTTTATCATAAACGGGCTAATGCCTACTATGACTTGAACGAATTTGATCAAGCTTTAGCAGATTATAGCAAAGCGATTGAACTCAATCCTAACTATACAAATGCCTACTTCAATCGAGGTTTAACCCGTTATGATCTCAAGGATTTATCGGGAGCTTTAGCAGATTTTAATCAAGTCATTAAACAACAACCTCAAGATGGAGATGCTTTCTATAAAAGAGGTTTAGTTTATTATGAGATGGAAGATTATGAAAATGCCATCCAAGATTATAATACGGTTTTAAAACTGCAACCTGAACAAGCAAAAGCTTATCGCGCCAGAGGAACTGCACGGGTAAAATCTGGGGATTTACAAGGAGGAATGGCTGATTATACCCAAGCTATTCAGATCGAACCTAAAAACCCGATTGGATATTATGATCGAGGTCGATCAAGATTTCATTTAGGAGATTATCAAGGCGCTTTAGGAGATTATAATACCGTCTTACAACTCGATCCCAATAATGCCGAAGCCTACGCTAATCGCTGTAGCGTTTATATTAATTTATGGAACTATAATCAAGCGATTACAGACTGTACTGAAGCCATTAACCGCAGTCCTAATGAAGTGGCTTATAATAACCGTTGTATTGCCTACTTAAACCTCAAAGATTATTCAAAAGCTATCGAAGATTGCTCAAAAGCAATTGAACTGACCGGGAATGATTATAAAGCTTATAGTAATCGAGGATTAGCTCATTTTGCGGCTCAAGATTATGAAGGATCAATTGCTGATTATACCAGCGGTATTAATATTAATCCGAATGATGCTGAAGCTTATGGAAATCGCGCTCAAGTTTATGTTAAAATGAAAAATTATGATCAAGCGATCGCCGATTATGCTCAAGCCATTCGTCTGAAACCTAATTATGCAGGCGCCTATTATGGTCGGGGATTAGTTCGGGTTGAAATTGGGGATAAAAGCGGTGCAATTAGCGATTTTGAACAGGCGGGAAAACTCTATTTGGAACAAGGCTTAACCGGGGGTTATAAAGATGCCCAGTTCCAAATGAAAAAATTAGAATAAGGGTGTTCGTCGAGTTTATCGACCAATCCGATTTTTAAAACCAGAGGCTTTAAATTGTTTGAGTTGTAAAGGTGGTTCCAGGTTAGAGGGAATTGAAATTCTAAATTCAAAATCACTAATCCCTGGAGGAACAGTATCAATGCTTCCTAAACGTCCTCGATTTTGCATTACGGGATTATTGGTTGCATCATAAATCCGACCAAAAATATCAGCATCGACAACGACTTTCCCCGATGTATTATTAGCTTTTCCCGTAATAATAAAACAGTAAGCATCTTGACTTGAACCACTGGAAACCGCACCTTCTGCCAATTCAGGGGGACAATCTTTATAACTTAAATCTTGGAGTTGA containing:
- a CDS encoding serine/threonine-protein kinase; translation: MEMIGQLLDRRYRIVQVLSSGAFGQTYLAADTRRPGHPQCVVKQLRPPSNNSNVLKTALRLFRQEAEILERLGRHDQIPQLLAYFEDHNQFYLIEEFVSGHPLMKELVPGNPWSEERVILLIEDILEILVFVHENEVIHRDVNPSNLIRRKSDDKLVLIDFGSVKEASTRLADGNGQALRTIATGTPSYMPIEQFQGHPQYNSDIYAVGMIAIQAITGLEASDLPKLQDPSLSNNGELSWRNYAKVSPGLAHVIDKMVHPYYSKRYATVIDVLDDLRKATGRSGFNINKLKNFPIYQEEKPPIEWGKIIAITTTGLVGLIVIFGVVQVANRPDPIKAENAFKKGVEKAENGDSKGAIRFFNQAIKLNPSNPEFYHKRANAYYDLNEFDQALADYSKAIELNPNYTNAYFNRGLTRYDLKDLSGALADFNQVIKQQPQDGDAFYKRGLVYYEMEDYENAIQDYNTVLKLQPEQAKAYRARGTARVKSGDLQGGMADYTQAIQIEPKNPIGYYDRGRSRFHLGDYQGALGDYNTVLQLDPNNAEAYANRCSVYINLWNYNQAITDCTEAINRSPNEVAYNNRCIAYLNLKDYSKAIEDCSKAIELTGNDYKAYSNRGLAHFAAQDYEGSIADYTSGININPNDAEAYGNRAQVYVKMKNYDQAIADYAQAIRLKPNYAGAYYGRGLVRVEIGDKSGAISDFEQAGKLYLEQGLTGGYKDAQFQMKKLE